A portion of the Streptomyces sp. YPW6 genome contains these proteins:
- a CDS encoding serine/threonine-protein kinase codes for MRPVGSKYLLEEPLGRGATGTVWRARQRETAGAEAAVAGQPGETVAIKVLKEELANDADVVMRFLRERSVLLRLTHPNIVRTRDLVVEGDLLALVMDLIDGPDLHRYLRENGPLTPVAAALLTAQIADALAASHADGVVHRDLKPANVLLDERDGGMTPMLTDFGIARLADSPGLTRTHEFVGTPAYVAPESAEGRPQTSAVDVYGAGILLYELVTGRPPFAGGTALEVLHRHLSEEPRRPSTVPEPLWTVIERCLSKDPDRRPSAENLARALRTVAAGIGVHANSAQIAAAEGVGALLAPDPAPTAVPDTPGAADPTQVLPSNAGSYDPAAATSVLPQTGPGGQGQGPGGPQGHADPTAVMPPVPQRPDGPPQPDGPHPWQSQLQAARDRNEQTQVQYLDPSQDPLRRRPQRQQPPPQQQPSQRPQQPAQRRQQPLQQQYPYQQQQQQQPQRYQPQQPQRQQYAPPQQPQQPAARPPREPRPPRQRSANPMRIPGLGCLKGCLFTLVLLVVAGWLIWELTPLQDWVAQGKGYWEAIGDAIGTVTEWLSELGNSAGGSGGA; via the coding sequence GTGCGGCCGGTAGGCAGCAAGTACCTGCTCGAGGAGCCGCTCGGGCGCGGCGCCACGGGCACCGTCTGGCGAGCCCGCCAGCGGGAGACCGCGGGCGCCGAGGCAGCCGTCGCGGGTCAGCCCGGCGAGACCGTGGCCATCAAGGTCCTCAAGGAGGAGCTGGCCAACGACGCCGACGTGGTGATGCGGTTCCTCCGGGAGCGCTCGGTCCTGCTGCGGCTCACGCACCCGAACATCGTGCGCACCCGCGACCTCGTCGTCGAGGGCGATCTCCTCGCCCTGGTGATGGACCTGATCGACGGCCCCGACCTGCACCGCTACCTCCGCGAGAACGGCCCGCTCACCCCGGTCGCCGCCGCCCTGCTCACCGCGCAGATCGCGGACGCGCTCGCCGCCAGCCACGCCGACGGCGTCGTCCACCGCGACCTCAAGCCCGCCAACGTGCTGCTCGACGAGCGCGACGGCGGCATGACCCCGATGCTCACCGACTTCGGCATCGCGCGGCTGGCGGACTCCCCGGGGCTGACCCGGACGCACGAGTTCGTCGGGACGCCCGCCTATGTGGCCCCGGAGTCCGCCGAGGGCCGCCCGCAGACCTCCGCCGTCGACGTGTACGGCGCGGGGATCCTGCTGTACGAGCTGGTCACCGGCCGTCCGCCGTTCGCCGGGGGCACCGCACTCGAAGTCCTGCACCGGCACCTCAGCGAGGAGCCCCGCCGCCCCTCCACCGTCCCCGAGCCGCTCTGGACCGTCATCGAGCGCTGCCTGAGCAAGGACCCGGACCGGCGGCCCAGCGCCGAGAACCTGGCCCGTGCGCTGCGTACGGTCGCCGCCGGCATCGGTGTCCACGCCAACTCGGCCCAGATCGCCGCCGCCGAGGGTGTGGGCGCCCTGCTCGCCCCCGACCCGGCGCCCACGGCCGTCCCGGACACCCCGGGCGCGGCCGACCCCACGCAGGTGCTGCCGAGCAACGCGGGCTCCTACGACCCCGCCGCGGCCACCAGCGTGCTCCCGCAGACCGGCCCCGGCGGCCAGGGCCAGGGTCCGGGCGGCCCCCAGGGCCACGCCGACCCGACCGCCGTCATGCCGCCCGTCCCGCAGCGCCCCGACGGGCCCCCGCAGCCGGACGGCCCGCACCCCTGGCAGTCGCAGCTCCAGGCGGCCCGCGACCGCAACGAGCAGACCCAGGTGCAGTACCTGGACCCCAGCCAGGACCCGCTGCGCCGCCGCCCCCAGCGCCAGCAGCCGCCGCCGCAGCAGCAGCCTTCCCAGCGCCCGCAGCAGCCCGCGCAGCGCCGACAGCAGCCGCTCCAGCAGCAGTACCCGTATCAGCAGCAGCAACAGCAGCAGCCGCAGCGCTACCAGCCGCAGCAGCCGCAGCGACAGCAGTACGCGCCGCCGCAGCAGCCCCAGCAGCCCGCCGCCCGGCCGCCGCGCGAGCCGCGTCCGCCGCGGCAGCGCAGCGCCAACCCGATGCGCATCCCCGGGCTCGGCTGCCTCAAGGGCTGTCTGTTCACCCTGGTGCTCCTGGTCGTGGCCGGCTGGCTGATCTGGGAGCTGACCCCGCTCCAGGACTGGGTCGCCCAGGGCAAGGGCTACTGGGAAGCGATCGGCGACGCGATCGGTACGGTCACCGAGTGGCTCTCCGAGCTCGGCAACAGCGCCGGAGGCTCGGGCGGCGCCTGA
- a CDS encoding FHA domain-containing protein has protein sequence MQIRLTVLAPRSGQTPARSCDVLVTAPAGTALAAVASQLAAAVSGPESSQGGGAVVLFAGPERLDGHRIALGEPPLVDGAVLSLQVPGDDEATDDAVPAQLHVVAGPDAGGVHLLHGGQIRIGRSAEADVPLDDPDVSRLHCAVTVADDGRVSVADLGSTNGTSLDGVEVRERPVRLAPGALLRLGESTLRLTSGSRPATLPTAPDGEGHLRVTRAETVTAAPGQPAEAPLAACAPDQAGHGPAPAYGAPAPSGVYGGPESSPAEASRPESVGAGPGAYAGGGAHALDEESAAAPAPRRGIGAWARRLKGGAKGGPAAGSGGASGERPGAYGAARTPAGPGSRPAHGSLPYGAGASGSGAPGAGAQGSEARGSDAHGTGRYDSGTHGSGGPSAGEHGSRGHGTGGHSADGYGTGGHGTGGHGSNAGVSSAPGGSIDPAGGPSGAGHLASPASPGSPFSALPSAPEGTWPDPAAVLLTALGPGPRLWERHPAHPEALVVRLGTTDRAEVPAVPVTVGLREAGSLGLAGPRARLAGLARATVAQLAALHSPFDLEIVLISTDRSRTLEERRREWSWLGWLPHLRPTHGQDCRLLLAYDREQAEVRAAELVRRLDEGPLGPGWPHLERAAVAEAARAHTGPHTVVVLDGDPGTAFLRETTARLAGAGAAAGIHLICLAETPAASPTSPVAATYETACRASVAFRECGAVAMLSGDVATALRLLRTAGGQAAGHGTVAAVDAVSAAWAERFGRALAPLREEGSAALAGRPTTAALPPSARLLDELGLARATPASLMARWASTAEAQPGASAPRAAAASPARADLDSLNSGRTLSAGPRVGPQRTAASPHHDSGRTPYPAAGAPDPDRTPYPPLEARDSSRTPYPSPDSPDSGRTPYPSPDSRGSGRTPYPGHRPDPDRTPYPPLEARDSSRTPYPSPGSPDSGRTPYPSPDSRGSGRTPYPGRRPDPDRTPYPPLEARDSSRTPYPSPDTPDSGRTPYPHPDSRDSARTPYLGPQRSGPGRGSGADARERGDATIPAPGSGEASTVGAPTGRPVLVLGAGPRGPLSVDLADEGPHLLIEGPPGSGRTELLRAVAASLASAARPDRLGLLLVDGSGGEQGERGEGLLPCTELPHVFAHLVASDPVRMREFAQALGGELKRRAELLGDLDFAAWHERHGQQAGQEAAPRIVGQRPPSGAERRGDLDSPASGTLRLRPAAARSADPGPSPLPRLVVLADDFDALVAPALGSPGRPAAGSVVRALEAVARDGGRLGVHLVATSARPDRTEDTELARGARLRIVLDAPVLPPSPDEPAPGRGRLGHPDGRVTPFQGGRVTGRIPRTATLRPTVVPLEWERMGDPPTRRPVRELGNGPTDLALLASALERAARSVNAERLPALVPFTA, from the coding sequence ATGCAGATCCGGCTGACCGTCCTCGCGCCGCGCAGCGGCCAGACCCCGGCGCGCTCCTGCGACGTGCTCGTGACCGCCCCCGCCGGGACGGCGCTGGCCGCCGTGGCCTCCCAGCTGGCCGCCGCCGTGTCGGGGCCCGAGAGCTCGCAGGGCGGCGGGGCGGTCGTCCTGTTCGCCGGGCCGGAGCGGCTGGACGGGCACCGCATCGCGCTGGGCGAGCCGCCCCTGGTGGACGGCGCGGTCCTCTCGCTCCAGGTCCCCGGCGACGACGAGGCGACGGACGACGCCGTTCCGGCCCAGCTCCATGTGGTCGCGGGCCCCGACGCGGGCGGCGTCCACCTGCTGCACGGCGGGCAGATCCGGATCGGCCGCTCCGCCGAGGCGGACGTCCCGCTCGACGACCCGGACGTCTCCCGGCTGCACTGCGCGGTGACGGTCGCCGACGACGGCCGGGTCTCGGTCGCCGATCTCGGATCGACGAACGGCACCTCGCTGGACGGCGTCGAGGTGCGCGAGCGGCCGGTCCGCCTCGCCCCCGGCGCGCTGCTCCGGCTCGGCGAATCCACGCTCCGCCTCACCTCGGGCTCCCGCCCGGCGACGCTGCCGACCGCCCCGGACGGCGAGGGACACCTGCGGGTGACCCGCGCCGAGACGGTGACCGCCGCACCGGGGCAGCCCGCCGAAGCGCCCCTCGCCGCGTGCGCCCCCGACCAGGCCGGCCATGGCCCCGCCCCCGCGTACGGCGCGCCCGCGCCCTCCGGGGTGTACGGCGGCCCGGAGTCGTCCCCCGCCGAGGCATCCCGGCCGGAGTCCGTCGGGGCCGGTCCGGGTGCGTACGCGGGCGGCGGTGCCCACGCGCTCGACGAGGAGTCCGCCGCGGCCCCCGCACCCCGGCGCGGCATAGGGGCCTGGGCGAGGCGGCTCAAGGGCGGCGCGAAGGGCGGGCCGGCGGCGGGCTCCGGAGGCGCGTCCGGCGAGCGGCCCGGCGCGTACGGGGCTGCCCGCACCCCGGCCGGTCCGGGCAGCCGGCCGGCGCACGGATCGCTGCCGTACGGCGCCGGGGCATCCGGCTCCGGGGCACCGGGAGCAGGCGCGCAGGGCTCCGAGGCCCGCGGAAGCGATGCCCACGGAACCGGTAGGTACGACTCCGGGACACACGGCTCCGGCGGGCCCAGCGCAGGTGAGCACGGCTCCCGCGGGCACGGAACCGGCGGGCACAGCGCAGATGGGTACGGAACCGGCGGGCACGGAACCGGCGGGCACGGCTCGAACGCGGGCGTCTCCAGCGCCCCGGGCGGATCCATCGATCCGGCCGGCGGGCCGTCGGGGGCCGGGCACCTCGCCTCACCGGCCTCCCCCGGCTCCCCCTTCTCCGCGCTGCCCTCCGCCCCCGAGGGCACCTGGCCCGACCCCGCGGCCGTGCTGCTGACGGCGCTCGGCCCGGGGCCCCGGCTCTGGGAGCGCCATCCGGCCCACCCGGAGGCCCTGGTGGTGCGGCTCGGCACCACGGACCGGGCCGAGGTGCCCGCCGTGCCGGTGACGGTGGGGCTGCGGGAGGCCGGTTCGCTCGGGCTCGCCGGCCCACGCGCCCGGCTGGCGGGGCTGGCCCGCGCGACGGTGGCACAGCTCGCCGCGTTGCACTCCCCGTTCGACCTGGAGATCGTGCTGATCTCCACGGACCGCTCCCGCACCCTGGAGGAGCGGCGGCGCGAGTGGTCCTGGCTGGGGTGGCTGCCGCATCTGCGCCCGACGCACGGGCAGGACTGCCGGCTGCTCCTCGCCTACGACCGTGAGCAGGCCGAGGTCCGCGCGGCCGAGCTGGTGCGGCGGCTCGACGAGGGGCCCCTCGGTCCCGGCTGGCCGCATCTGGAGCGGGCAGCGGTGGCCGAGGCCGCCCGCGCCCACACGGGCCCGCACACGGTGGTCGTTCTCGACGGCGACCCGGGCACGGCGTTCCTGCGCGAGACGACGGCACGGCTGGCCGGGGCGGGCGCGGCGGCCGGGATCCATCTGATCTGCCTGGCCGAGACCCCGGCCGCCTCCCCCACCTCACCGGTGGCCGCGACGTACGAGACCGCCTGCCGGGCCTCGGTCGCCTTCCGGGAGTGCGGGGCCGTCGCGATGCTCAGCGGCGACGTCGCCACGGCGTTGCGCCTGCTGCGTACGGCGGGCGGACAGGCCGCGGGGCACGGGACGGTGGCCGCGGTGGACGCGGTGTCGGCGGCCTGGGCCGAGCGGTTCGGGCGGGCGCTCGCGCCGCTGCGCGAGGAGGGATCGGCCGCGCTGGCGGGCCGCCCGACCACTGCGGCGCTGCCGCCGTCCGCCCGGCTGCTGGACGAGCTGGGGCTGGCCCGCGCCACTCCGGCGTCGCTGATGGCCCGCTGGGCGTCCACGGCGGAGGCCCAGCCGGGCGCTTCGGCGCCCCGGGCAGCCGCCGCCTCACCGGCCCGCGCGGACCTGGACAGCCTCAACTCCGGGCGCACCCTCAGCGCGGGCCCGCGCGTCGGCCCCCAACGCACGGCGGCCTCCCCCCACCACGACTCCGGCCGCACGCCGTACCCGGCCGCGGGCGCCCCCGACCCGGACCGCACCCCGTACCCCCCGCTGGAGGCCCGCGACTCCAGCCGCACGCCGTACCCGTCCCCGGACTCCCCCGACTCCGGCCGTACGCCCTACCCCTCACCGGACTCCCGCGGCTCCGGCCGCACGCCCTATCCGGGCCACCGCCCCGACCCGGACCGCACCCCGTATCCCCCGCTGGAGGCCCGCGACTCCAGCCGCACGCCGTACCCGTCCCCGGGCTCCCCCGACTCCGGCCGTACGCCCTACCCCTCACCGGACTCCCGCGGCTCCGGCCGCACGCCCTATCCGGGCCGCCGCCCCGACCCGGACCGCACCCCGTATCCCCCGCTGGAGGCCCGCGACTCCAGCCGTACGCCGTACCCCTCACCGGACACCCCCGACTCCGGCCGCACCCCGTATCCGCACCCGGACAGCCGCGACTCCGCCCGTACGCCCTACCTGGGGCCCCAGCGCTCCGGGCCGGGGCGCGGCTCCGGGGCCGACGCCCGGGAGCGGGGCGACGCCACCATCCCGGCACCCGGCTCCGGTGAGGCCTCCACCGTCGGCGCCCCCACCGGGCGGCCCGTCCTCGTGCTCGGGGCGGGGCCCCGCGGCCCCCTCAGCGTCGATCTCGCCGACGAGGGCCCGCATCTGCTGATCGAAGGCCCCCCGGGCAGCGGCCGCACGGAGCTGCTCCGCGCCGTCGCCGCCTCGCTCGCCTCCGCGGCCCGGCCCGACCGGCTCGGCCTGCTCCTCGTCGACGGCTCGGGCGGCGAGCAGGGCGAGCGCGGCGAAGGCCTGCTGCCCTGTACGGAGCTGCCGCATGTCTTCGCGCACCTCGTGGCGTCCGACCCGGTGCGGATGCGGGAGTTCGCGCAGGCCCTGGGCGGCGAGCTGAAGCGGCGCGCCGAACTGCTCGGCGATCTGGACTTCGCGGCCTGGCACGAGCGGCACGGGCAGCAGGCCGGGCAGGAGGCCGCCCCGCGCATCGTGGGCCAGCGGCCGCCGAGCGGGGCCGAGCGCCGGGGCGATCTGGACTCCCCGGCCAGCGGCACCCTGCGGCTGCGCCCGGCCGCCGCCCGGTCTGCGGACCCGGGGCCGTCCCCGCTGCCCCGTCTCGTCGTCCTGGCCGACGACTTCGACGCGCTGGTCGCCCCGGCGCTCGGCTCCCCGGGCCGGCCCGCCGCCGGTTCGGTGGTGCGGGCGCTGGAGGCCGTGGCGCGGGACGGCGGACGGCTCGGGGTGCATCTGGTCGCCACGTCCGCGCGCCCGGACCGCACCGAGGACACCGAGCTGGCCCGGGGCGCCCGACTGCGCATCGTGCTGGACGCGCCGGTGCTGCCGCCGTCGCCGGACGAACCGGCCCCGGGCCGGGGCAGGCTGGGGCATCCGGACGGCCGGGTGACGCCGTTCCAGGGGGGCAGGGTCACCGGCCGCATCCCGCGCACGGCGACGCTCCGTCCGACGGTCGTCCCGCTGGAGTGGGAGCGGATGGGCGATCCGCCGACCCGGCGCCCGGTCCGGGAGCTGGGCAACGGGCCGACCGACCTCGCGCTGCTCGCCAGCGCCCTGGAGCGCGCGGCCCGCTCGGTGAACGCCGAACGGCTGCCCGCGCTGGTGCCGTTCACGGCCTGA
- a CDS encoding serine/threonine-protein kinase — protein sequence MARNIGSRYTAHQILGRGSAGTVWLGEGPEGPVAIKLLREDLASDQELVGRFVQERTALLGLDHPQVVAVRDLVVDGNDLALVMTLVRGTDLRTRLDRERRLAPEAAVAIIADVADGLAAAHKAQIVHRDVKPENILLDMEGPLGPGGAHPALLTDFGVAKLIDTPRRTKATKIIGTPDYLAPEIVEGLPPRAAVDIYALATVLYELLAGFTPFGGGHPGAVLRRHVTETVVPLPGIPEELWQLLVQCLAKAPASRLRASELAVRLRDLLPLLAGIPPLEVDEPGPEESERAPAYDEQQYTPAADEPRRRGAVPLVPGSAPDSNRDTHTSMRVPAPDELAGGPLGTARAPRAPGEPRPGSARSRAAAVRKRRITLGAAAVLLCAALGVGGWLAVGGGDGDDVPQDSENSAPATP from the coding sequence TTGGCACGGAACATCGGCAGCCGGTACACGGCCCACCAGATCCTGGGGCGCGGCAGCGCCGGCACGGTATGGCTCGGCGAAGGGCCCGAGGGCCCGGTCGCCATCAAGCTGCTCCGTGAGGACCTCGCGTCCGATCAGGAGCTCGTGGGCCGCTTCGTACAGGAGCGCACCGCCCTGCTCGGACTCGACCACCCGCAGGTGGTCGCCGTCCGGGACCTCGTCGTGGACGGCAACGACCTGGCACTGGTCATGACCCTCGTACGCGGCACCGACCTGCGCACCCGCCTGGACCGCGAGCGCCGCCTCGCCCCCGAGGCCGCCGTCGCGATCATCGCGGACGTCGCCGACGGACTGGCCGCCGCGCACAAGGCCCAGATCGTCCACCGCGACGTCAAGCCGGAGAACATCCTGCTCGACATGGAGGGCCCGCTCGGCCCCGGTGGCGCGCACCCCGCCCTGCTGACCGACTTCGGCGTCGCCAAGCTGATCGACACCCCGCGCCGCACCAAGGCCACGAAGATCATCGGTACGCCGGACTATCTGGCCCCCGAGATCGTCGAGGGCCTCCCGCCGCGCGCCGCCGTCGACATCTACGCCCTGGCCACCGTGCTGTACGAGCTGCTCGCCGGGTTCACGCCCTTCGGCGGCGGCCACCCCGGAGCCGTCCTGCGCCGCCACGTCACGGAGACCGTCGTCCCGCTGCCCGGCATCCCCGAGGAGCTCTGGCAGCTCCTGGTCCAGTGCCTGGCCAAGGCGCCCGCCTCCCGGCTGCGCGCCTCGGAGCTGGCCGTACGGCTGCGCGACCTGCTGCCCCTGCTGGCGGGGATACCGCCGCTGGAGGTGGACGAGCCGGGACCGGAGGAGAGCGAGCGGGCCCCGGCCTACGACGAGCAGCAGTACACCCCGGCCGCCGACGAGCCCCGTCGCCGCGGGGCGGTCCCACTGGTGCCCGGTTCCGCCCCCGACTCCAACCGGGACACCCACACGAGCATGCGCGTCCCGGCCCCGGACGAGCTGGCGGGCGGCCCCCTGGGCACGGCCCGCGCCCCCCGCGCCCCGGGGGAGCCCCGGCCCGGGTCGGCCCGCAGCAGAGCGGCGGCCGTGCGCAAGCGCCGCATCACCCTGGGAGCCGCCGCCGTGCTGCTCTGCGCGGCCCTGGGGGTCGGCGGCTGGCTGGCCGTCGGCGGCGGCGACGGGGACGACGTGCCCCAGGACAGCGAGAACTCGGCCCCGGCGACCCCGTAG